Genomic DNA from Brassica rapa cultivar Chiifu-401-42 chromosome A04, CAAS_Brap_v3.01, whole genome shotgun sequence:
AAATATCACGGTTCATTACATCACACATAACtcccaaataaataaaatagttatatggAACAATCTGGTGACAAAATGAAAACTGATATTTTACAAATCAAGTTGcaccaaattttacaaaaatataaatgcaAAGTAATTattcccgcccgtagggcggaccaaCCCCTAGTTTTCAATAAATTTGCATTTTGTGATAACTTTATCTTAAAAGAATTAAATACTACTTGATTTTGAACAGTCAAAACTGTGTATCGTTACGTAAATATCTTTGACAATAACAATCCGAAAGGTAACAAATAGAAAAAGGAAACATAATGTTGCTCAGAAAGGAAGAAGTAACACGAGAAAAATATTGGAGACATTGATTGGTGAACAATAAATTAGTAATTGTGTTTGGTGGAGTTAGTTAGTATTCTATTATTTGGTATCTTTAACCTCGATGTGCTAGATCTTTGAAAATGACATCACATGTTGTTAACAGAGTGAAACTGACCTTTCATCTGTAATTAAGTTCCATGTCAACCGGGTTTATTTGTCTTGATTTTGTCTTTCATCTGTAATTAAGTTCCATGTCAACCGGGTTTATTTGTCTTGATTTTGTGTTTCTCTGATTAAACCATTTTTTCAAAACGGAAGAAGAGTTTTTATTAGTATACAAAAAATATCGTATCTTTTCCAACTATATAATTTGAGAAGCTAGCAAAAAGGATacatatttcatttaatttctAACTTCTCAGAAGAGCTTGAAGATCTTATGTTCTTtgaaatgaatttaaaattgatAATAGATGATATCATACATGAACACTTTTGAATATGTTTTTGATTAATTGTACTAATAGCATGAAAGCTggtttgatatttgtttttttttaaatctcaacTTCATTAGTCAAAAGTGAGTACGAAGCACGAACCCTAACTATGTTCACATTTTGGGTCGAATAATCTAAGCTCTCTCGTTCCAAGTGGGATGATAttctttgaaaaaaaagttCTCAAAACAAAACTCATTCCACGAGTAATATATATCATGTAGCGAAGACTAAAAAAAACAGGTCACCTGTAAGATATATCCAAGGAAGAATCAACTCAGTGACCTGGAccccaaaaagaaaaacagttcAGGAGAGGTGACCTAAAATTATTTCAGTTTGTTTTTGGTAACCGAGTGTTTTAGACTGAGCCCCAAACTAAACCGGTGACTATATGTATTTCAGATTTGGCCAAACATGTAAATCTAGTGAATTAATTTTTGGCTTGGACATACATTTCATTACTTCACAAGAAAGTTACCTTTTGGAAGAATTAAATAGTGGACTATGACTAGTTACAACATTTACAGACCTAAATATAACATTTAACTACTTCTCTGCTTGGTTTCGTATTAAAATTTGATcatataataattgtatctgGTTTCCCAAACTTGTAACTTGCTAGAAACGAAACAATCAACTCTTCATAGGTTTTATCAATTAGTAGCAGTTTAAATGCTTGTCCTGTAACATAACACCATACCGAATGTATTAGAATATGTATCAGTTTCAGGGTAAATTAGTTACCTGAAGTCCCTCAAGTCACATCATCAATCAGTCTAAGGACGCTTAACTAATGTGCTGAGTGAAATTCACACCAGTGTCTGAGAACTCGACGATGAAAGCAAGAAAAAGGAAGAGACAAATAAGACAGAACAACATCACCTAACAATGTGTATGAGTACACAATGCAGCAATTTGGAATCTACAATCTCTCATTCTCTTCCTCATCTCTAATCTAAACTCTTTTCACCAAAAACAATCTTTATCTGTAAAAAGCTTTCTAAATGCAAAAGAACTCAAACAAGAACCGAgtttcaaatttatataaagGTTACATCTTTAGATCGAATCTACactcaaaaccctaaacccataAACAGAGTTCACCACTATGAATGAACTCAAACTCGTCCCGCGACAAAGGAAGCAGCAGCAGATGTAGCATCAGAGTTACCAATGAACGTGAGCAACCCAGCATTAGCAGCAGGCTCCTGCTCGTCCAAGAACAGATCATCCGGAACCCTAAACGTACCGTGCAAGCAAACAAACGCCACACCAACAGTCAACGCCGAAGTCAACAAAGACCCAACACTCGTCATAAACACAACCACAACCGTCGTCACCACAAGACCAAGCAACGTCTCCCGATCCGAGAAGCTACGTCCGAACACAACCAGAGGCCGGTCCGAAGACCGGAAGAGGTAGAGGAACATCCacgcggcgaggagagagaggagGACGAGGAGAGAGAAAGGGTGGGAGAGGAGGGAGAAGGCGAGGACTAAGGAGATGATTGCGGAGTAGTTGACTTTGAAGTAGGAGAGGTTCTTGCGGATCCGGGAGAAGGAGTCGGGCGAACGAGTTGCGATCGGAAGAGGAATGTGCGGAAGGCGTGGGGTTGAGTGGCTTGCTGGTTGGTGACAGGGAGAGTCGCCGGAGAAGACATTGGTGTCGGTGgagtgtgtctgtgtgtgtgggTGAGAGAGAGTGTGGGGAAGTGGAGGCAAAACCGTGTGATTGTAAGTAAGGCCTAAACTTTATGGGCCTAATATTGTTTGATCAGCCCATTATTAAAAGTGCAAACGAACATTAGACTAATGGGGTAATTCTGTTTAACATTAAATCATTATTAGAAAATGAAAGCatacaaaatacaaatatattttcacatttagatccatcataaaataatatgaaattgcaattataaaaacatatcgAGTTAG
This window encodes:
- the LOC103866020 gene encoding LOW QUALITY PROTEIN: PRA1 family protein B2 (The sequence of the model RefSeq protein was modified relative to this genomic sequence to represent the inferred CDS: inserted 1 base in 1 codon) produces the protein MSSPATLPVTNQQATQPHAFRTFLFRXATRSPDSFSRIRKNLSYFKVNYSAIISLVLAFSLLSHPFSLLVLLSLLAAWMFLYLFRSSDRPLVVFGRSFSDRETLLGLVVTTVVVVFMTSVGSLLTSALTVGVAFVCLHGTFRVPDDLFLDEQEPAANAGLLTFIGNSDATSAAASFVAGRV